The following are encoded together in the Lagopus muta isolate bLagMut1 chromosome Z, bLagMut1 primary, whole genome shotgun sequence genome:
- the LOC125687047 gene encoding sialic acid synthase, protein MPREFELCPGRRIGGDYPCFIIAEIGQNHQGDLDIAKRMIRMAKDCGADCAKFQKSELEYKFNKKALERPYTSKHSWGKTYGEHKRHLEFSHDQYRELKKYAEEVGIFFTASGMDEMAVEFLHELDVPFFKVGSGDTNNFPYLEKTAKKGRPMVISSGMQSMNTMHQVYQIVKPINPNFCFLQCTSAYPLQPEDVNLRVISAYQSAFPDIPIGYSGHETGIAISVAAVALGAKVVERHVTLDKTWKGSDHQASLEPKELAELVKAIRTVERAMGSPIKQLLPCEMACNEKLGKSVVAKVTIPEGTVLTLDMLTVKVGEPKGFAPEAIFDLVGQKAKTTIEEDETITEQAVENHVKKVKC, encoded by the exons ATGCCGCGGGAGTTCGAGCTGTGCCCCGGGCGCCGCATAGGCGGTGACTATCCCTGCTTCATCATCGCGGAGATCGGGCAGAACCACCAGGGCGACCTGGACATCGCCAAGCGCATGATCCGCATGGCCAAG GACTGCGGGGCAGACTGCGCTAAGTTTCAGAAGAGCGAACTGGAATACAAATTCAACAAAAAAGCCTTAGAGAGGCCGTATACCTCAAAACACTCCTGGGGAAAGACCTACGGGGAGCACAAGCGCCACTTGGAGTTCAGTCACGACCAGTACAGAGAGCTGAAGAAGTACGCAGAGGAGGTTGGGATTTTCTTCACGGCTTCTGGCATGGATGAG ATGGCTGTagaatttcttcatgaattGGATGTTCCATTTTTCAAAGTAGGATCAGGAGATACAAATAATTTCCCATATTTGGAAAAGACTGCAAAGAAAG GACGCCCAATGGTGATTTCCAGCGGGATGCAGTCGATGAACACAATGCACCAGGTGTATCAGATTGTGAAGCCCATCAATCCAaacttctgcttcctgcagtgcacCAGTGCCTACCCGCTTCAGCCTGAGGACGTCAATCTCCGTGTTATATCG GCGTATCAGTCAGCTTTTCCCGACATCCCCATTGGCTATTCAGGGCACGAAACCGGCATTGCCATTTCGGTGGCAGCTGTTGCTCTGGGTGCAAAAGTGGTGGAGCGTCACGTGACTCTCGACAAAACATGGAAAGGAAGTGACCACCAGGCTTCCCTGGAGCCAAAGGAACTGGCAGAGCTGGTGAAAGCCATCCGTACTGTGGAAAGAGCAATGGGTTCTCCAATCAAACAGCTCTTGCCTTGTGAAATGGCTTGCAATGAAAAG CTGGGGAAGTCTGTTGTGGCAAAAGTGACCATTCCCGAAGGAACCGTACTGACACTTGACATGCTGACAGTGAAAGTAGGAGAGCCTAAGGGATTTGCTCCAGAAGCCATCTTTGATCTGGTGGGCCAGAAGGCCAAGACAACAATTGAAGAAGATGAAACCATCACTGAGCAGGCAGTGGAAAATCATGTCAAGAAAGTGAAGTGCTAA
- the TRIM14 gene encoding tripartite motif-containing protein 14: MAQGQPWAAAGPRGCAVHSGRPLELFCGDCGRCVCALCPALGPHRGHDARLLLQAARDKQELLTVYLRNLEARKEQEAGNRRNVEQAADDLKAHAATSKQQLLDRVTQLQVLLQEEERLARSVIDEKTQQALEAHGQQVQSCQEELAVLEAFSRRIREIQQCSDPIQFLEKCTEIEKEMQDSRRPPEQWHPIPLSFEHILNHYSCLMKFLQSILRKPLEFRLKEDVFSSLNATSKREPGTMLKTVSPVDRMLFLKHARSPTWEYDSLHPRLKLSDDRLTVSCNWRRIFYPCGPQRFDKLWQVLSRDAFLSGSHYWEVDLLHAGAGWWIGAAYPSIGRKGDSESCRLGWNRASWCIKKFDLEYWAFHKGERIPLLIEDDPDRIGIFLDYEAGILSFYNVTDGMTHLHTFRCKFTEPVYPALRLWEGSIGIWKLT, translated from the exons ATGGCGCAGGGGCAGCCGTGGGCGGCGGCAGGGCCGCGGGGCTGCGCCGTGCACTCGGGGCGGCCGCTGGAACTCTTCTGCGGGGACTGCGGCCGCTGCGTCTGCGCCCTCTGCCCGGCGCTTGGTCCGCACCGCGGCCACGACGCCCGCCTGCTGCTTCAGGCGGCCCGCGACAAGCAG GAGCTCCTCACAGTGTATTTGAGGAATCTAGAAGCGAGAAAGGAGCAAGAAGCTGGTAACAGAAGGAATGTAGAGCAAGCTGCTGATGATCTAAAG GCACACGCTGCTacaagcaaacagcagctgttgGACAGAGTGACACAGCTCCAGGTACTGCTTCAGGAAGAGGAGAGACTGGCAAGAAGCGTCATTGATGAAAAGACTCAACAAGCCCTTGAAGCACATGGTCAGCAGGTGCAGTCCTGTCAAGAAGAGCTTGCAGTCCTGGAGGCATTCTCACGGCGAATCAGAGAGATACAGCAGTGCAGTGATCCTATTCAGTTCCTGGAG aaatgcacagaaattgAGAAGGAAATGCAAGATTCAAGAAGACCACCAGAACAGTGGCATCCAATTCCTCTCTCATTTGAGCACATACTCAACCATTATTCATGTCTCATGAAATTTCTTCAGTCCATTCTGAGAAAACCACTAGAATTTCGGCTTAAAGAAG ATGTATTCAGTAGCCTTAATGCCACCTCAAAGAGGGAGCCTGGAACAATGCTGAAAACCGTGTCTCCTGTTGATCGGATGCTTTTCTTAAAAC ATGCAAGATCACCAACCTGGGAATACGATAGCCTTCATCCAAGGCTGAAGTTGTCTGATGACCGTCTTACAGTAAGCTGTAACTGGAGAAGAATATTTTACCCTTGTGGTCCCCAGAGGTTTGATAAATTATGGCAAGTTCTAAGCAGAGATGCATTCCTCTCTGGGAGCCATTACTGGGAAGTTGACCTCCTTCATGCCGGAGCTGGGTGGTGGATTGGTGCAGCCTATCCTTCCATTGGCAGGAAAGGAGACTCTGAAAGCTGTCGACTTGGCTGGAATAGAGCATCTTGGTGTATTAAGAAGTTTGATCTTGAATACTGGGCATTTCACAAGGGGGAGAGGATCCCTCTCTTGATAGAAGATGATCCTGATCGCATTGGCATTTTTCTGGATTATGAAGCCGGAATTCTTTCATTCTATAATGTTACTGATGGCATGACACATTTGCACACCTTCCGCTGCAAGTTCACAGAGCCAGTTTACCCAGCTTTGAGGCTCTGGGAAGGGTCCATTGGAATATGGAAGCTAACATAA